Within the Acidimicrobiia bacterium genome, the region TCGTCGCGCCGGGATGGTTCGACTCGCCGTTGGCCGATGGGTGGAAGAACAACCCGGAGCTCGCGGCTGGGATCATCGGGCACACCGCGCAACGGCGGTGGGGAACGCCCTCTGACCTGGCCGGCGCGTATCAGTTCCTGGCCTCCGACGCGTCGGCGTTCGTCACGGGCACCGTGCTCAACGTCGACGGTGGCTACTTGCTCTTATGACGGATCCGCGACGCGTCATCGCGATCACCGGGGCGGGGGGAACGCTCGGCGCCGCGCTGTCCAGCCGGTTCGCAAACGAACCCGATACTGATGTCGTGCTGAGCGACGTCAGCGCGCCGTCGCTCGAGGCGACCGTCGACGGGCTTCCCGAGGACGCTGGCTCGGTCGAGACGCTGCTTGCCGACGTGAGCGACTTCGCGCAGGTCGAAGCCGTCGTCGGTCTGGCGGTCCAGCAGTTCGGCCGCCTCGATGTGCTGATCAGCAACGCCGGGGTGCTCTCTCCGAACGGTCGCATCCACAACCTGGCAACCGAGGATTGGGAGCGCGCGTTCCAGGTCAACGTCCTCGGTGCCGTCAATGGCATCCGGGCCGCGGTCCCCGTCATGCGCAAGCACCAATCCGGCTCGATCGTCCTCACGGCCTCGGTCTCCGGTCTCACCGCGTGGTCGCACGCTGCTCCCTACTGCGCGACGAAAGCGGCCGTGATCCAGCTCGCGAAGGTCGCGGCGGTCGAGTACGCGCGTGACGGGATTCGGGTGAACTGCGTCTGCCCGGG harbors:
- a CDS encoding SDR family NAD(P)-dependent oxidoreductase, whose translation is MTDPRRVIAITGAGGTLGAALSSRFANEPDTDVVLSDVSAPSLEATVDGLPEDAGSVETLLADVSDFAQVEAVVGLAVQQFGRLDVLISNAGVLSPNGRIHNLATEDWERAFQVNVLGAVNGIRAAVPVMRKHQSGSIVLTASVSGLTAWSHAAPYCATKAAVIQLAKVAAVEYARDGIRVNCVCPGTFLSAIHEDLPQEALDAIAAKHPLGLGAAADLVGAYSYLASHASRWTTGSAIVVDGGYAAP